Part of the Paenarthrobacter sp. JL.01a genome is shown below.
TTGGGGCTGTTGCGGGACTGTTCCTGGCTGGCGTCCTGGCCGACAAGCACGGCACCAAGAAGATCGTACTGATGTGGTTCGGGCTCTCGGCTGTATTCCTTGCCATCCTGAGCGTGAAGATCCAGAACGAGTTCCTGCTCAATGCCGCCGTTTTCGTGACGGGTATTTTCGTCTTCAGCTCCCAGGTGCTGGTGTACGCGTGGGTGAGCCAGCTGTTCCCCTCGACGCTCCGCGGAACCGCACTTGGTTTCGCCGCCGGAGTCGGCCGGCTCGGCGCCATCGTCGGCCCGGCCGTGACGGGAACCCTGGTTGCGGCCAATATCGCCTACCCCGCCGGTTTCTACGTGTTCGCCGCGGCGGGTGTGCTGGCTGTTGCCGCTCTCTTCCTGGTCCCGCACGAGGTCAAGAACACCGAGGAAGCTGTCAGGGCTGACCGCTAGCAGCGTTCCGGGGACTCCGGCAGGAGGTATCCCTGCCCGTCCCCAGAAGCTGCGGCCCGGCGGCAAAACACCGGTCGGTAGACTTCCTCAGCTCCGGGAGTGCCTCTACTGCCGTTTCGAAGTGGTCCTCCCGGATCATCATTTCGATGGCCCGGCACTGGGTTTCCGTTTCCACGGCACCCACCATGGCTGAGGAAATCTTGAGGCTGAGAACCGCGTCCATGCTGGCGTCGAGGTCGTGCCGTCCCAGGCCATTGGACAACTTGTGGAGCCGCCCGGGCAGCATCGCAAGATAAGTGGAGAAGAAACGCAGCGCCAGCCGGGAGTCTCCCAACTCGTCGGCCAGCGCCTGCAGCCTGCGCGGTTCCAGCGGATTGGAGCCGGGGGCGGGTGCCGGACGGTCACTCACCGCTTGCTGCCTGGGTCTGTGCAGCGCCTTCCGGCGCCGTCTTGCTGGGGTCTTTGGTCCAGATGGAAGCCAGCATTCCGATCACCAAAAGGGCCGGCGCGCCATACATCAGGGTGTTCAGCACCATCGGTTCACGGAGGGCGCGAATGGCGTTGCCCACGTAGGGGATGGTCGCGACCTGCTTGTCGACGGTCTTGCCCTGAAGCGTGGCGATCCAGGGATCGAGGCCGTTGTTGGCGTCGCCCTTGGTCTGCACGGCGACACCACCGTCTGCGGTGGTCGTGATCTCGACGATGCGGTGGGTTTCCACCCGCTGGTCCTCCACCGGGATGTGGTACGTGATGATGTCGCCTGCTTTGACATCCTGGATCGGCGTCGGAACGGTCACCACCACGTCTCCCGGATTGATCAGGGGAGACATTGATCCTGTCAGCATGGTGGAGGTCTGGTAGCCCAGGACACGGGGCCCGATGGCCAGAAACAGGAACACCAGCGCGCCCAGGACCAGCAAACCCACTCCGATGACCCTTGCCACGGCACCGGCAACCCGGCGGAGGGGGCTTTTTGCTGCCGCGGCTTCGGTGCCTTCGGTGACAGTCTCGAGGGGGGTTACGACGGCGGGGCTTTCGACGGCGGGGCTTTCGACGGCGGTGTCGCTCACGGCGGTGGCGGTACCTTTCCGGGCAGTGGCCTTGGAAGCCGAAACGTTCGCAGCGGAACGCCGGCCGTGGAGTGCTGGTCCGTTGAGGGTCTCGATGGCGCTCATGTCCTGGCGTTCCTTTCGTTCTGTGGAGATTGCTTTTGGGATAGCGGAAGCCGTACCGGCGGACCTGATCGGGCAGGGGGGCGCCCGACCAGGCCCGGCGGGGCTCAGTGGTTATTTGGTGGTTTCGGTGCGTTGGGTGCCGGTGAAGGCGAAGGCGATGGTGGAGGTGGCGCCTTGGAAGGTGTTGTCCGCGGTGGTGGGGAACGCGGTGGTGACTTTGAGGTTGTCGGTCTTGGTCGAGGTCAGGGAGGTGAGGTTGTTGAGGACCTTGTTCGCTGTGATGACCGGGGCCGAGGCCAGGACGGTGGTTTTGGTTCCGCCGCAGGTGTAGGGGGCTGCCGCACCGGTCCAGGCAACACTGCAGTTTTCGATGGTCAGTTGCAGGCCGTTGGTGGTGTCGGTGGTGAGCAGGGATCCGGTGGCTCCGGCGGAGGTGGTGAGGGTGACGTTGTTCAGGTCGGAGTTGCCGGTGTTGGCCAGGGTGACGAGTTTTTCGACTTTGTCACCGGGGAGCAGTCCTGCGATGGGGACGTTGAGGGTGTTGGCGGGGCCGGGGGCGCCCAGGGCGATGGTGACGGTGCCTGCGGTGACGGCTTGGGAGGCGGAGGTGGAGGAGGTGAACGCGCCGTAGGTTCCCATGCCGGCGACGGCGGCTGCGGTGCCGACCAGTGCGACGGAGGCGAGGATTTTTCCGGTGGTGGTTTTGAGGCTGATGGCCATGG
Proteins encoded:
- a CDS encoding CalY family protein — translated: MAISLKTTTGKILASVALVGTAAAVAGMGTYGAFTSSTSASQAVTAGTVTIALGAPGPANTLNVPIAGLLPGDKVEKLVTLANTGNSDLNNVTLTTSAGATGSLLTTDTTNGLQLTIENCSVAWTGAAAPYTCGGTKTTVLASAPVITANKVLNNLTSLTSTKTDNLKVTTAFPTTADNTFQGATSTIAFAFTGTQRTETTK
- a CDS encoding Hpt domain-containing protein produces the protein MSDRPAPAPGSNPLEPRRLQALADELGDSRLALRFFSTYLAMLPGRLHKLSNGLGRHDLDASMDAVLSLKISSAMVGAVETETQCRAIEMMIREDHFETAVEALPELRKSTDRCFAAGPQLLGTGRDTSCRSPRNAASGQP
- a CDS encoding signal peptidase I; amino-acid sequence: MSAIETLNGPALHGRRSAANVSASKATARKGTATAVSDTAVESPAVESPAVVTPLETVTEGTEAAAAKSPLRRVAGAVARVIGVGLLVLGALVFLFLAIGPRVLGYQTSTMLTGSMSPLINPGDVVVTVPTPIQDVKAGDIITYHIPVEDQRVETHRIVEITTTADGGVAVQTKGDANNGLDPWIATLQGKTVDKQVATIPYVGNAIRALREPMVLNTLMYGAPALLVIGMLASIWTKDPSKTAPEGAAQTQAASGE